One genomic region from Candidatus Neomarinimicrobiota bacterium encodes:
- the wecB gene encoding UDP-N-acetylglucosamine 2-epimerase (non-hydrolyzing), translating to MIKVLFIFGTRPEAIKLAPVIKRLRDNNSFKVEVCVTAQHREMLDQVLEFFNISADYDLNIMTDNQSLFDITASCVKKLEPVLRNSNPDLLIVQGDTTTAFISALAGFYLKKRVAHVEAGLRSFNKYSPFPEEINRVLISHLADIHFAPTKKAKENLLREGIKDNIYIVGNTVIDALFMAVDIVRNDKSKKYYTYFRQIDLNKKLILVTGHRRESFGEPFKNICYALKEIASNFYDIVEIVYPVHLNPNVRKPVFEILNGIKNIYLIEPLSYDYLVWLMDKSYLILTDSGGIQEEAPSLNKPVLVMRDVTERTEGIEAGTAKLVGTDKSVIVDTVSKLLFDENLYKSMSVAENPYGDGKSSEKIEKIILETMWNC from the coding sequence ATGATTAAAGTTTTGTTTATCTTCGGAACAAGACCCGAGGCTATAAAACTTGCCCCTGTGATTAAAAGGTTAAGAGATAATAACAGTTTTAAAGTAGAGGTATGTGTCACTGCTCAACATAGGGAAATGCTTGATCAGGTTCTGGAGTTTTTTAATATTAGCGCAGATTATGACTTAAATATTATGACGGATAACCAATCACTTTTTGATATTACTGCAAGTTGTGTCAAAAAGCTGGAACCAGTGCTGAGAAATAGTAACCCTGACCTATTAATTGTTCAAGGGGATACTACCACAGCCTTTATTTCAGCATTAGCTGGATTTTATTTAAAAAAGAGGGTGGCACATGTGGAGGCTGGATTAAGAAGTTTTAATAAATACTCTCCTTTTCCAGAGGAAATAAATCGTGTTTTGATAAGTCACTTAGCAGATATACATTTTGCACCTACCAAGAAAGCAAAGGAGAATCTTTTAAGAGAGGGTATTAAAGATAATATTTATATTGTGGGTAATACTGTTATCGATGCTCTGTTTATGGCTGTGGATATCGTAAGGAATGACAAGAGTAAAAAGTACTATACGTATTTTAGACAGATCGATTTGAATAAGAAATTAATACTTGTTACTGGTCATAGAAGAGAGAGTTTTGGAGAGCCTTTTAAAAATATCTGTTATGCTTTAAAAGAAATCGCATCTAATTTTTACGATATTGTCGAGATTGTATATCCTGTACATCTGAATCCAAATGTTAGAAAACCGGTATTTGAAATTTTAAATGGAATTAAGAATATTTACCTGATTGAACCATTATCGTATGATTATCTCGTATGGCTTATGGATAAATCATATTTAATTTTAACAGATTCAGGTGGTATACAGGAGGAAGCACCAAGTCTGAATAAACCAGTATTGGTAATGAGGGATGTGACAGAAAGAACAGAGGGGATAGAAGCAGGAACGGCTAAATTGGTTGGCACTGATAAAAGTGTTATTGTAGATACCGTCAGCAAGCTATTATTTGATGAAAATTTATATAAATCTATGAGTGTTGCTGAAAATCCTTATGGAGATGGTAAGTCTTCAGAGAAGATAGAGAAAATTATTTTAGAGACAATGTGGAATTGTTGA